One region of Dryobates pubescens isolate bDryPub1 chromosome 20, bDryPub1.pri, whole genome shotgun sequence genomic DNA includes:
- the TRIM25 gene encoding E3 ubiquitin/ISG15 ligase TRIM25, translating into MASMSETSLEGLEEELTCSICLCLFSSPVTIPCGHNFCTSCLELTWEGLSGSFSCPQCRATFKSRPQLQKNTVLCKVVEQLQGRSGVGKQEEEEEEEASAERGGEETPIFCDSCLQAPAVQTCLTCTASFCAEHLRPHQDSPAFRAHQLCPPLRDLQQRKCQKHDKLFEFFCRQHGSCICSLCLLEHKLCHTSPLEVAKANAELVLKKKLVELHNQSERTAQLITRVKTNQSQAAETASRKRDLIRSEFSEIKALIEEKENNTLKVIADEEKRVYNKFDYVCGILGNKKKEIQSLTDQIEMALTEGDDVLFLKRATALQRTSTKDAYVPTIEMDQNLMHSTYQAAVNLKDTVKQSVPQCKQRKKVESTLSVGEVAFAAMALSSNEESSPSSANIIKRNANPPPVKAKPTAAPAASKTAGKKTRKLEILLMSSSPSVSFLSSPQQDKVLQQTQGTSQVEANTKEKKKAPKVAPTTGTPSAAAAVSNKELMESFMKKPREELLQYAANITLDFNTAHDKVILSDKYTRMAVSDTPMNYTYHPQRFMDCPQVLGFQCFKRGIHYWEVEMQQNNFCGIGICYGSMDRQGPESRLGRNSSSWCIEWFNSKISSWHDDVEKCLPNVKATKIGVLLHCEGGFVLFLAVGEKHNVIYKFKAQFSEALYPAFWLFSSGTVLSLSAMKD; encoded by the exons ATGGCGTCGATGTCGGAGACGAGCCTGGAGGGCCTGGAGGAGGAACTGACCTGCTccatctgcctctgcctcttcaGCAGCCCTGTCACCATCCCCTGCGGGCACAACTTCTGCACCAGCTGCCTGGAGCTCACCTGGGAGGGGCTGTCGGGGTCCTTCAGCTGCCCGCAGTGCCGGGCCACCTTCAAGAGCCGCCCGCAGCTGCAGAAGAACACGGTTCTGTGCAAGGTggtagagcagctccagggccgCTCCGGGGTTgggaaacaggaggaggaagaggaggaggaagcatcAGCAGAGCGGGGCGGGGAGGAGACCCCCATCTTTTGCGatagctgcctgcaggctccggCCGTGCAGACCTGCCTGACCTGCACCGCCTCCTTTTGCGCCGAACACCTGCGGCCACACCAGGACAGCCCTGCCTTCCGTGCCCACCAGCTGTGCCCGCCGCTGCGCGACCTGCAGCAGCGCAAGTGCCAGAAGCACGACAAGCTCTTCGAGTTCTTCTGCAGACAGCACGGCAGCTGCatctgctccctctgcctgctcgAGCACAAGCTGTGCCACACCAGCCCCTTGGAGGTAGCCAAAGCCAACGCTGAG TTGGTGCTGAAGAAGAAACTGGTGGAGCTGCATAACCAGAGTGAAAGGACTGCTCAGTTGATAACAAGGGTGAAGACAAACCAAAGCCAAGCTGCT GAGACAgcttccagaaagagagatctGATCAGAAGTGAGTTTTCAGAAATTAAAGCTTTaattgaagaaaaagaaaacaacacctTGAAAGTCAttgcagatgaagaaaaaagagTTTACAATAAGTTTGATTATGTTTGCGGTATCCTGGGAAATAAGAAGAAGGAAATTCAGTCTCTGACAGATCAGATTGAGATGGCCCTGACTGAAGGTGATGATGTTCTGTTTTTGAAG AGAGCAACAGCACTGCAACGCACATCAACTAAAGACGCCTATGTTCCCACAATTGAAATGGACCAAAACTTGATGCATTCCACTTACCAGGCTGCCGTTAACCTTAAAGACACTGTGAAGCAATCAGTGCCTCAGTgtaagcagagaaaaaaagtgGAAAGTACCCTGTCAGTGGGAGAAGTGGCATTTGCTGCCATGGCTTTGAGCTCCAATGAGGAATCTTCCCCCTCCAGTGCTAATATCATTAAAAGAAATG CAAACCCACCCCCTGTGAAAGCTAAACCcactgcagcacctgctgcaAGCAAAACTGCTGGGAAAAAGACACGTAA GCTGGAAA TCCTGCTCATGAGCTCTTcaccttctgtttcttttctttcttccccgcAACAAGACAAAGTCCTTCAGCAGACTCAAGGCACCTCACAGGTGGAGGCAAATACCA aggagaagaaaaaagctcCTAAAGTTG CACCAACCACAGGAACTccaagtgctgcagctgctgtttcaaATAAAGAGCTTATGGAGAGCTTCATGAAGAAACCCAGAGAGGAGCTTTTGCAGT ATGCTGCTAACATCACCCTGGATTTCAACACCGCTCACGACAAGGTGATTCTGTCTGACAAGTACACCAGGATGGCAGTCTCGGACACCCCCATGAATTATACCTACCACCCTCAGCGCTTCATGGATTGTCCCCAAGTGCTGGGCTTCCAGTGCTTCAAGAGAGGCATCCACTACTGGGAGGTGGAAATGCAGCAGAACAACTTCTGTGGCATTGGGATCTGCTACGGCAGCATGGACCGGCAGGGCCCCGAGAGCCGCCTGGGCAggaacagcagctcctggtgcatTGAGTGGTTTAACTCCAAAATATCATCCTGGCATGATGATGTAGAAAAGTGCCTGCCCAATGTGAAGGCTACCAAGATTGGGGTGCTGCTCCACTGTGAGGGAGGCTTTGTGCTCTTCCTGGCTGTTGGGGAGAAGCATAATGTGATCTATAAGTTCAAGGCCCAGTTCTCTGAAGCCTTGTACCCTGCCTTCTGGTTGTTTTCCAGTGGCACTGTGCTTTCGCTCAGTGCAATGAAAGATTAA